The following proteins are encoded in a genomic region of Candidatus Methylospira mobilis:
- the alaS gene encoding alanine--tRNA ligase produces the protein MTSAELRALFLKYFESKGHTCVESSSLVPVNDPTLLFTNAGMVQFKDVFLGRESRPYARAVSSQRCVRAGGKHNDLENVGYTARHHTFFEMLGNFSFGDYFKLDAIRFAWEFLTVTLKLPPERLWVTVYDQDKDAEDIWIKKVGVDPARLSRIGSKDNFWSMGDTGPCGPCTEIFYDHGPDIPGGPPGSPEEDGDRYVEIWNLVFMQYDRAADGQLTPLPKPSVDTGMGLERVAAIMQGVHNNYDIDLFKNLIKAAAKLTGAGELGNSSLRVIADHIRSCAFLIVDGVIPSNEGRGYVLRRIIRRAIRHGYKLGIKEPFFFRLVETLCAEMGRAYPELIKAQANVERVLIKEEERFAETLEQGMKILDACIKNLDGDVIPGATAFQLYDTYGFPVDLTADVAREQNLTVDMTGFELAMAAQRERARSAGHFAAKYAGEITLNAHCTFDGYDHLSRESRILALFSGGKAVETLKTGDEGIIVLDTTPFYAESGGQVGDRGMICSDHGIFEVLDTRKQGGDLMLHTGRVTSGAFAKSARCRASVDHELRHATALNHTATHLLHAALRKVLGEHVAQKGSLVNAERLRFDFSHFEPVSLSEIEKIESLVNKQIRSNHPVTAQVMAKDDAMKLGAMALFGEKYGDEVRVLRIGHFSTELCGGTHAERAGDMGFFKIIAETGVAAGVRRIEAITGANAFDWVAESENILRAIGERVKSGREGLDEKIQQLLDKNRQLERELTRLQAKAASSIGTDLASLAEDCGSTRVLVKRLDESEPKGLRELVDQIKNKLGSAVILLASVKDGKVSLIAGVTADQTPRIKAGELINIAAVRVGGKGGGRPDLAQAGGNDPAELDNALDDARAWIRNHLV, from the coding sequence ATGACCAGCGCCGAACTACGAGCATTGTTTTTAAAATATTTTGAGAGCAAGGGCCACACTTGTGTGGAATCGAGCTCACTGGTTCCGGTCAACGATCCGACCCTGCTGTTTACCAATGCAGGCATGGTGCAGTTCAAGGATGTGTTCCTCGGGCGCGAATCCCGCCCCTATGCGCGCGCCGTGTCATCGCAACGCTGTGTACGCGCGGGCGGCAAGCATAACGATCTGGAAAATGTAGGTTATACCGCGCGTCACCATACATTTTTCGAAATGCTGGGCAACTTCAGCTTCGGCGATTATTTCAAGCTTGATGCGATCCGTTTCGCCTGGGAATTTTTAACCGTTACTCTCAAGCTGCCGCCGGAAAGACTCTGGGTCACCGTTTACGATCAGGATAAGGATGCCGAGGATATCTGGATAAAGAAAGTTGGCGTTGATCCGGCGCGCCTGTCGCGCATCGGCAGCAAGGATAACTTCTGGTCCATGGGCGATACAGGTCCCTGCGGCCCCTGCACCGAGATTTTTTACGATCACGGCCCGGATATTCCCGGCGGCCCGCCCGGCTCGCCGGAAGAAGACGGCGATCGTTACGTTGAAATATGGAATCTGGTGTTCATGCAGTATGATCGCGCCGCCGACGGTCAACTGACTCCGCTGCCCAAGCCGTCGGTCGATACCGGTATGGGGCTGGAGCGCGTTGCTGCAATCATGCAGGGCGTGCACAATAATTACGATATCGACCTGTTCAAAAATCTGATCAAAGCCGCCGCCAAACTGACCGGCGCCGGCGAGTTGGGCAACAGTTCGCTGCGCGTAATCGCCGACCATATTCGTTCCTGCGCCTTTTTAATCGTGGATGGCGTGATTCCTTCCAACGAAGGACGCGGTTATGTGCTGCGTCGCATCATACGCCGCGCAATACGCCACGGATACAAATTGGGCATCAAGGAGCCTTTCTTCTTCAGGCTGGTGGAAACCTTGTGCGCGGAGATGGGGCGGGCCTATCCTGAGTTGATCAAGGCTCAGGCCAATGTGGAGCGCGTGCTGATCAAGGAGGAGGAGCGTTTCGCTGAAACGCTGGAACAGGGCATGAAAATACTGGATGCCTGCATAAAAAATCTGGACGGCGATGTTATTCCAGGCGCCACTGCTTTTCAGCTTTATGATACCTACGGCTTTCCGGTCGATTTGACCGCCGATGTGGCGAGAGAACAGAATCTGACCGTGGATATGACCGGCTTTGAACTGGCCATGGCGGCGCAGCGCGAACGCGCGCGCTCGGCAGGTCATTTTGCGGCAAAATACGCTGGCGAAATCACGCTTAACGCGCATTGTACGTTTGACGGTTATGATCATCTTAGCCGCGAAAGCAGGATCCTGGCTCTGTTTAGCGGCGGCAAAGCGGTGGAGACGCTTAAAACCGGGGATGAAGGCATCATCGTGCTCGATACCACGCCTTTTTATGCGGAATCAGGCGGTCAGGTTGGCGATCGCGGCATGATCTGCTCCGATCACGGAATTTTCGAGGTTCTTGATACGCGCAAGCAGGGCGGGGATCTGATGCTGCATACCGGCCGGGTCACCAGCGGAGCATTCGCCAAGAGCGCGCGTTGCCGCGCCAGTGTGGATCACGAATTAAGGCATGCCACTGCGCTTAACCATACGGCAACCCACCTGCTGCATGCCGCGTTGCGCAAGGTGCTGGGCGAGCATGTCGCCCAGAAAGGCTCGCTGGTAAATGCCGAGCGGCTGCGTTTCGATTTCTCGCATTTTGAACCGGTGTCCTTGAGCGAAATTGAAAAAATCGAGAGTCTGGTCAACAAACAAATACGGAGCAACCACCCGGTCACCGCTCAGGTCATGGCGAAAGACGACGCAATGAAACTGGGGGCCATGGCGCTGTTCGGCGAAAAATACGGTGACGAAGTGCGCGTGCTGCGCATCGGTCATTTTTCGACCGAGCTTTGCGGCGGCACGCATGCAGAGCGCGCCGGCGATATGGGTTTCTTCAAAATTATTGCTGAAACCGGGGTTGCCGCAGGCGTGCGGCGCATAGAGGCGATTACCGGCGCCAACGCCTTTGACTGGGTCGCGGAGAGCGAAAATATACTCCGGGCCATAGGTGAGCGGGTAAAGTCCGGCCGCGAAGGGCTTGATGAAAAAATCCAGCAACTGCTCGATAAAAACCGCCAGCTGGAAAGAGAGTTGACGCGTTTGCAGGCAAAAGCCGCCAGTAGTATCGGTACGGATCTGGCATCTCTTGCAGAAGATTGCGGCAGTACCCGGGTGCTGGTAAAGCGTCTGGATGAAAGCGAGCCCAAAGGCTTGCGCGAACTGGTGGATCAGATCAAGAACAAGCTCGGAAGCGCGGTTATCCTGCTGGCGTCGGTCAAGGACGGCAAGGTGAGCCTGATCGCCGGCGTCACGGCGGATCAAACTCCCCGCATAAAAGCGGGCGAGCTGATCAATATCGCCGCAGTCCGTGTCGGCGGGAAAGGCGGCGGGCGGCCCGATCTGGCTCAGGCGGGCGGCAATGATCCTGCGGAACTGGATAATGCGCTGGACGATGCGCGCGCATGGATACGGAATCATTTAGTATAG
- a CDS encoding regulatory protein RecX, producing MSEADPRVQARATAVALLARREHSRAELLRKLKSKGHDETVSSQVIDELGGADWQNDERFVSDFVRSRTNRGWGPQRILFALRERGIAGSLLKSCLQHQDFDLRIFETYTRKYGSGAPATTREAGACARFLAQRGYTQEQIRKLFKQLALSAFDTIDELSEHE from the coding sequence CTGAGCGAAGCCGATCCTCGTGTTCAGGCGCGCGCCACGGCTGTCGCGCTGCTCGCGAGGCGGGAGCATAGCCGCGCGGAGCTGTTGCGTAAACTGAAGTCGAAAGGGCATGATGAAACGGTCAGTTCGCAGGTTATCGATGAGCTTGGCGGCGCGGACTGGCAAAATGATGAACGTTTCGTATCGGATTTTGTCCGCAGCCGGACAAACCGGGGCTGGGGACCGCAGCGTATACTTTTTGCGTTGCGCGAGCGCGGCATTGCCGGGAGCTTGCTGAAAAGCTGTCTGCAACACCAGGATTTCGACCTCAGGATATTTGAGACCTATACGCGCAAATATGGAAGCGGGGCGCCCGCGACGACCAGGGAAGCGGGGGCTTGCGCGCGTTTTCTGGCCCAGCGTGGCTATACGCAGGAACAAATACGGAAATTGTTTAAACAACTGGCGCTGTCAGCGTTTGATACTATAGATGAGTTGAGTGAGCATGAGTGA
- the recA gene encoding recombinase RecA: protein MDENKQKALNAALSQIEKQFGKGSVMRMGDVGALDIEVIPTGSLALDIALGCGGLPRGRVVEIYGPESSGKTTLTLEVIAQAQKLGGVAAFIDAEHALDPVYAEKIGVNLADLLVSQPDTGEQALEITDMLVRSGSIDVVVVDSVAALTPKAEIEGEMGDSHVGLQARLMSQALRKLTANIKRSNTLVIFINQIRMKIGVMFGSPETTTGGNALKFYASVRLDIRRTGAIKSGDEVTGNETRVKVVKNKVAPPFRNAEFEILYGEGISREGELVDLGVSAELIQKSGSWYSYGGERIGQGKDNVRNYLKDHPEIAKTLEEKIREKAYAAANKPAPNRAAPAAVEDDL, encoded by the coding sequence ATGGATGAGAATAAACAAAAAGCGTTGAACGCCGCGCTCTCGCAGATTGAGAAACAGTTTGGCAAAGGTTCCGTGATGCGGATGGGCGATGTCGGCGCGCTTGATATAGAAGTGATACCTACCGGCTCGCTGGCACTGGATATAGCGCTTGGTTGCGGCGGTTTGCCGCGCGGACGCGTCGTGGAAATCTACGGACCGGAATCTTCCGGTAAGACCACGCTGACGCTGGAAGTCATTGCTCAGGCCCAGAAACTGGGCGGCGTCGCCGCATTCATCGACGCGGAACATGCGCTGGATCCGGTTTACGCTGAAAAAATCGGCGTCAATCTGGCAGACCTGCTGGTTTCCCAGCCCGATACCGGAGAGCAGGCGCTGGAAATCACCGACATGCTGGTGCGTTCCGGCAGCATTGACGTCGTTGTCGTGGACTCTGTTGCGGCGCTGACGCCCAAGGCGGAAATCGAAGGTGAAATGGGCGATTCCCATGTCGGCCTGCAGGCGCGGCTGATGTCGCAGGCCTTGCGTAAATTGACGGCCAACATCAAACGCTCCAATACGCTGGTTATTTTCATCAATCAAATCCGCATGAAAATCGGCGTAATGTTCGGCAGTCCCGAAACGACTACCGGCGGCAATGCGCTAAAATTTTACGCCTCGGTGCGGTTGGATATCCGCCGTACCGGCGCGATCAAGAGCGGCGATGAGGTCACAGGCAACGAAACCCGGGTTAAGGTGGTGAAAAACAAGGTTGCGCCTCCTTTCCGTAATGCGGAGTTCGAAATCCTCTATGGTGAGGGCATCTCGCGCGAAGGGGAGCTGGTCGATCTGGGGGTGTCCGCCGAATTGATACAAAAATCCGGTTCCTGGTACAGCTATGGCGGAGAACGTATCGGGCAGGGCAAGGATAATGTACGCAATTATCTGAAGGATCACCCTGAAATCGCAAAAACGCTGGAAGAAAAAATCCGCGAAAAAGCCTATGCGGCGGCCAATAAACCGGCTCCCAACCGGGCGGCGCCCGCGGCGGTAGAGGACGACCTCTGA